A portion of the Calothrix sp. 336/3 genome contains these proteins:
- a CDS encoding PIG-L deacetylase family protein: MLRKIKNGLNRILNPLIVRETSLRLTHKFLKSKSQQITSTNKKAIVFAPHEDDETFGCGGAIAIKRSQGIPVKVVFITDGRYGRPSWITPDNIISHRQQEATDALNVLGVTPEDIYFLSQEDSKLSDLSPESHQELVTKIQEIIKNFQPEEVYVTYQYDKHADHQASYNIVTEAIAKSGISVEILQYPIWGFWQNPLLHKLKKQDLARTYHLPIHQVHQQKLKAINSYKSQTPGLPPSMVEQAASDYEIFFKTSTIKNK, encoded by the coding sequence ATGCTTAGGAAAATAAAAAACGGTCTCAATCGCATTTTAAATCCTCTGATTGTTCGAGAAACCAGTTTGAGATTAACCCATAAATTTCTCAAGTCCAAAAGTCAGCAAATCACCAGTACTAATAAAAAAGCTATAGTTTTCGCTCCCCATGAAGATGACGAGACATTTGGGTGTGGAGGGGCGATCGCCATCAAACGTTCCCAAGGCATTCCAGTTAAGGTAGTATTTATCACTGATGGTCGTTACGGTAGACCGAGTTGGATTACTCCAGATAACATAATCAGTCATCGCCAACAAGAGGCAACTGACGCTTTAAACGTATTAGGTGTAACTCCAGAAGATATTTATTTTCTCTCCCAAGAAGATAGTAAATTGTCTGACTTATCACCGGAATCACATCAAGAGTTAGTGACAAAAATTCAAGAAATCATTAAAAACTTTCAACCAGAAGAAGTGTATGTTACTTATCAGTACGATAAGCACGCAGATCATCAGGCAAGTTACAACATAGTCACAGAGGCGATCGCTAAATCTGGCATAAGTGTAGAAATATTACAATACCCGATTTGGGGATTTTGGCAAAACCCATTACTTCATAAACTGAAAAAACAAGACCTAGCCAGGACTTACCATCTCCCTATCCACCAAGTTCACCAACAAAAACTCAAAGCTATCAATAGCTATAAGTCCCAAACCCCTGGGTTACCCCCCAGCATGGTTGAACAAGCAGCCTCTGATTACGAAATATTTTTTAAGACCTCGACTATAAAGAACAAGTAA
- a CDS encoding polysaccharide biosynthesis tyrosine autokinase, with the protein MIQNSLNPHVNPVNEAAEPGYGQLFAVLLRRFPWFLLVFLTSIAVAGVITKRTDPTYKSTMQLLVEANYQGKTNDGGEESKVLDTTIQIDTATQLELMGSSLLLQEALGAIQKDYPDMTIGELKGSLLLEQIKNKEDNVATKIFKVDYTSNDPTKTQAVLTALKKVYIDYNRKQQDDRLNKGLKVIRGQIKKTSEELTTAENNLQRFRRNQNFIDPETQAKSLEDSLNTIRQERRTTRSQYAESKAKYSSLQQQLNKTPQNALVSSRLSQSTRYQSLLGEIQKTELSLAQERLRFTDETPQVKKLVEQRDSQLALLKQEAGRTLGGQSTEASSVTSSSILNQGQLGQIDLTLASQLVDTQTSMLSLAARDKSLAQREQEINSQLKGFPAILAEYSRLKPQEQLVRERLQSLRKSEQELTQQLAKGGYNWEIVEQPNKGDYVGPNVQQNLLLGAVVGLMLGGVAAFLREASDDSVHSTAELEKQVALPVLGVTPRLLPAKNRESLIKLPFGKPELSSAPWTVQVLQSPLRWESIDLIFKNIELVSSVASSKSLMITSALPDDSKSALALGLAMSAARLHKRVLLIDANLRDPSLHKQLNLPNEQGLSTILANDTNLPDQIGVQSLGSSFIDILTAGPQPADPANLLSSPRMGQLMAAFEENYDLVLIDAPPVLGLVDALLTASSCQSVVMVASIGKVTRTQMSQATTMLSKLNLIGVVANGGGNNSTYVPYAKQHSLALQQAMEK; encoded by the coding sequence GTGATTCAAAATAGCCTGAATCCTCACGTAAATCCAGTGAATGAAGCAGCAGAACCCGGTTATGGGCAACTGTTTGCCGTGTTGCTACGCAGGTTTCCTTGGTTTTTACTGGTATTCTTAACTTCCATTGCAGTCGCTGGTGTGATCACAAAACGCACAGACCCAACGTACAAAAGCACGATGCAATTACTAGTTGAAGCCAATTACCAAGGTAAGACAAACGATGGCGGAGAGGAAAGTAAAGTCCTAGACACAACCATCCAAATTGATACGGCAACCCAACTAGAATTAATGGGTAGTTCCTTACTTTTACAAGAAGCATTAGGAGCAATCCAGAAAGACTATCCCGATATGACAATCGGAGAACTCAAAGGTTCTTTACTTCTAGAGCAAATTAAGAACAAAGAAGATAACGTCGCTACGAAAATCTTTAAGGTAGACTATACCTCCAATGACCCTACGAAAACCCAAGCAGTTTTAACTGCCCTGAAGAAAGTCTACATCGACTATAACCGCAAACAGCAAGATGACAGACTCAATAAAGGTTTAAAAGTAATTCGCGGTCAAATTAAGAAAACTAGTGAAGAACTCACTACTGCTGAAAATAATCTCCAAAGATTCCGCAGAAATCAAAACTTCATTGACCCCGAAACCCAAGCTAAATCCCTAGAAGATTCCTTAAATACTATCCGGCAAGAGCGTCGCACAACCCGCTCCCAGTATGCAGAATCCAAAGCTAAATATAGCTCTTTACAACAACAACTTAATAAAACCCCTCAAAATGCTCTAGTTTCCTCCCGTCTAAGTCAATCGACTCGCTATCAATCCCTACTTGGTGAAATTCAAAAAACCGAGTTGTCCTTAGCACAGGAACGTCTACGATTTACAGACGAAACTCCCCAAGTGAAAAAGCTGGTTGAACAACGGGATAGTCAATTAGCACTTCTCAAACAGGAAGCAGGACGAACTCTTGGAGGACAATCAACAGAAGCTAGTAGTGTTACCAGTAGCAGTATTCTCAACCAAGGACAACTAGGACAAATTGATTTAACCTTGGCGAGTCAATTGGTGGATACACAAACATCCATGCTTTCCTTGGCAGCTCGTGACAAGAGTTTAGCCCAAAGAGAACAGGAGATAAATTCTCAACTCAAAGGTTTTCCGGCTATTTTAGCCGAATACAGCCGACTCAAACCTCAAGAACAACTAGTACGTGAAAGATTGCAATCTTTACGCAAATCTGAACAGGAATTAACTCAACAGTTGGCAAAGGGTGGTTACAACTGGGAAATTGTAGAACAACCGAATAAAGGTGATTATGTCGGTCCCAATGTGCAACAAAACCTCTTGCTAGGTGCTGTTGTAGGTTTAATGTTAGGTGGTGTCGCGGCATTTTTACGTGAAGCTTCTGATGATTCCGTACATAGTACTGCGGAATTAGAGAAGCAAGTGGCTTTACCTGTATTGGGTGTCACTCCCAGACTGTTACCTGCGAAGAATAGGGAATCTTTAATTAAATTGCCCTTCGGTAAACCAGAACTTTCATCCGCACCTTGGACAGTACAGGTACTACAATCACCCTTACGTTGGGAATCCATAGACTTAATCTTTAAAAATATTGAGTTGGTAAGTTCAGTTGCCTCCTCTAAATCTTTGATGATTACTTCTGCTTTACCGGATGATAGTAAATCTGCCCTTGCCTTAGGTTTAGCAATGAGTGCTGCTCGTCTTCACAAACGAGTACTATTAATTGACGCAAATTTACGAGACCCCAGTTTACACAAACAGCTCAACTTGCCGAATGAACAGGGTTTGTCAACCATCTTGGCAAATGATACCAACTTACCCGATCAAATTGGTGTTCAATCCTTAGGCTCTTCTTTCATTGACATTCTTACTGCTGGTCCACAACCAGCTGACCCTGCAAACCTACTAAGTTCCCCACGAATGGGACAACTGATGGCAGCATTTGAAGAAAACTATGACTTAGTTTTAATTGATGCGCCTCCTGTACTTGGTTTAGTAGATGCCCTGTTAACTGCATCCTCTTGTCAAAGTGTCGTTATGGTGGCAAGTATTGGCAAAGTCACTCGCACACAAATGTCCCAAGCTACCACTATGCTCAGTAAACTGAACCTGATTGGAGTTGTGGCAAATGGAGGCGGTAACAATAGTACATACGTCCCCTACGCCAAACAACATTCATTAGCTTTACAACAAGCAATGGAAAAGTAA
- a CDS encoding glycosyltransferase family 2 protein: MSMIENFKVSVCICTRNRPDNLRQALNSLETSTYPYFEIIVSDDSTDEVTAELVKSEYTHVRYLAGPRLGLGANRNNALNAVKGSHVLFIDDDVILGENFLAQALQHLQTYSTKTAVDISKVIVTGPQLNHYEDLIFPHDQDFLGYQRVPYQTGDEIKTVVINSAVFPREVFDKVLFDQKLVYGCDEVDFTTRAVKQGYKITICPEAVNVHLPSEINRDFYQPYHEASRIYVTFKRYFSTETEKIKALLFLLIASVHTAAHSLKTGGIKGFDKLFQTMGLVSNYMSLEYFPERK; this comes from the coding sequence ATGTCTATGATAGAGAATTTTAAAGTTTCAGTTTGTATTTGCACCCGCAATCGTCCAGATAATTTACGTCAAGCTCTCAATTCTTTGGAAACATCGACCTATCCATATTTTGAAATTATTGTTTCCGATGATAGCACCGATGAAGTTACCGCAGAATTAGTGAAGTCAGAATATACTCATGTAAGATATTTAGCTGGTCCGAGATTAGGATTGGGAGCAAATCGGAACAACGCCTTAAATGCAGTCAAGGGTTCCCATGTTTTATTCATTGATGATGATGTAATTTTAGGGGAAAACTTCCTCGCCCAAGCTTTACAACATCTACAAACATATAGTACAAAAACGGCAGTTGATATTAGTAAAGTCATCGTTACTGGACCTCAACTCAACCACTATGAAGATTTAATCTTTCCCCACGATCAAGATTTTCTTGGTTATCAACGAGTTCCCTATCAAACAGGGGATGAAATTAAAACTGTAGTGATTAATAGTGCTGTTTTTCCTAGAGAAGTATTTGATAAAGTCTTATTTGATCAGAAGTTAGTTTATGGTTGTGATGAAGTAGATTTTACAACTAGAGCGGTTAAGCAAGGTTACAAAATTACAATTTGTCCAGAAGCTGTAAACGTACATTTACCTTCGGAGATAAATCGAGACTTTTATCAACCCTATCATGAAGCTTCTAGAATTTATGTGACTTTCAAACGCTATTTCTCAACAGAAACAGAGAAAATCAAGGCATTGCTATTCCTACTCATTGCATCTGTACATACTGCGGCACATTCACTAAAAACAGGCGGTATTAAAGGGTTTGACAAATTATTTCAAACCATGGGTTTAGTTTCTAACTATATGTCTTTAGAATATTTTCCTGAAAGAAAATAG
- the hepA gene encoding heterocyst formation ABC transporter subunit HepA — MPLKVPQPLRKLFQASKFWQQNRLILREFKHFRKITILAVVFSILAATFEGVSIGFLLQFLNSLTTPNAKAKIGIEFLDAWISSTSINPLYLISAFILLSTWMRATFNYFGGIYTESAQLNLANRLRLQVFEQLQAVPLSYFAKTRSGEIMNVITTEVERIKTGFGAVSYIFTRSLTVIVYGISMFFISWQLSIVCLLVFSLLAAGLSNLNARVRESSFGISEANANFNSRASEFINGVRTVHACGTQEFERRRFYQASDEQLDASMKVVMAWSLVKPIAEVISTTVLIVLIIVAFTKFTLNPGPLLTFFFVLFRAVPNIQELNSTFAFMSTLTGSLEAIKSALQINNQHYFENGNIQFSKFRHAIDLVSVDFGYDTENLVLSGIKLTIERGKMTALVGGSGAGKTTLADLIPRFHDPTEGHVFVDGVDLREYEINSLRRRMAVVSQDTFIFNASVWDNIAYGTPEATEAEIREAAKQANALEFVEQMPDGFNTILGDRGVRLSGGQRQRIAIARALLRDPEILILDEATSALDSVSEKLIQESLEKLSAGRTVIAIAHRLSTIAQADKVVVLEAGQIVEQGKYQDLLQLKGKLWKYHQMQHQLGQTG; from the coding sequence ATGCCTTTGAAAGTCCCTCAACCATTACGGAAGTTGTTCCAAGCCAGTAAATTTTGGCAACAAAACCGTTTAATATTGCGAGAGTTTAAGCACTTTCGCAAAATTACTATTTTAGCGGTTGTATTCTCAATACTTGCAGCCACATTTGAGGGTGTCAGTATTGGCTTCCTGTTACAGTTTCTTAATAGTTTAACTACACCTAACGCTAAAGCCAAGATAGGTATTGAGTTTTTAGATGCTTGGATTAGTAGCACATCGATTAATCCTTTATATCTAATTTCTGCCTTTATTCTTTTGAGTACTTGGATGCGGGCTACTTTTAACTATTTTGGGGGCATCTATACGGAGTCAGCTCAATTAAATTTAGCCAATCGTTTGCGTCTGCAAGTATTTGAGCAATTGCAGGCAGTACCTCTGAGTTATTTTGCCAAAACAAGATCTGGCGAAATTATGAATGTTATCACAACAGAGGTTGAGAGGATTAAGACAGGTTTTGGCGCTGTATCGTATATTTTTACCAGGAGCTTAACTGTCATAGTTTACGGGATTTCGATGTTTTTTATCTCGTGGCAGTTATCTATAGTTTGTCTTTTAGTTTTTTCCCTATTAGCGGCAGGCTTATCAAATTTAAATGCGAGGGTTAGAGAGAGTAGTTTTGGGATTTCCGAAGCTAATGCAAATTTCAATTCTAGGGCTTCAGAGTTTATTAACGGTGTCAGAACTGTCCACGCTTGTGGGACGCAAGAATTTGAGAGACGACGTTTTTACCAAGCTAGTGACGAACAATTAGACGCTTCGATGAAAGTCGTCATGGCTTGGAGTTTAGTAAAACCGATCGCCGAGGTAATTTCTACAACGGTATTGATTGTTCTGATTATTGTTGCTTTTACAAAATTCACCTTAAATCCTGGACCATTACTGACATTTTTCTTCGTGTTATTCCGTGCTGTTCCTAACATTCAGGAACTGAATAGCACATTTGCATTTATGAGTACATTAACTGGTTCCTTGGAGGCAATTAAAAGCGCTTTACAAATTAATAATCAGCACTATTTTGAAAATGGCAATATTCAGTTTAGTAAGTTTCGTCATGCCATAGACTTAGTATCTGTTGATTTTGGTTATGATACAGAAAATTTGGTGCTGAGTGGGATTAAACTTACCATTGAACGGGGTAAGATGACCGCATTGGTGGGTGGTTCAGGGGCTGGTAAAACAACCCTTGCGGATTTAATTCCGAGATTTCATGATCCGACTGAGGGTCATGTATTTGTTGATGGGGTTGATTTGAGGGAGTATGAAATTAACTCTCTGCGTCGGAGAATGGCAGTAGTTAGTCAAGATACCTTCATTTTCAATGCTTCGGTTTGGGATAACATTGCTTACGGAACACCAGAAGCTACAGAGGCAGAAATTCGAGAAGCGGCGAAACAGGCAAATGCTTTAGAATTTGTTGAACAAATGCCTGATGGATTTAATACTATTTTAGGCGATCGCGGTGTGCGCTTATCAGGTGGACAAAGACAAAGAATTGCGATCGCTCGTGCTTTATTAAGGGATCCAGAAATTCTCATCTTAGATGAGGCAACTAGTGCATTAGACTCGGTATCAGAAAAATTAATCCAGGAATCTCTGGAAAAACTCTCGGCAGGTAGAACAGTGATTGCGATCGCGCACCGACTATCAACAATTGCTCAAGCTGATAAAGTTGTAGTCTTGGAAGCTGGGCAAATAGTTGAGCAAGGCAAGTATCAAGATTTACTCCAGCTTAAGGGTAAACTTTGGAAATACCATCAGATGCAGCATCAACTAGGGCAAACAGGTTAA
- the hepC gene encoding heterocyst development glycosyltransferase HepC, with protein sequence MTTSIIPHLDDYRVVTQQSQEKRAYCTLQWRQGQLLVMTPGQLKQPYLSSLEQKQSLVDCLKHSPASLVRIDPKLGAAKVEMWADACVEAGKPIYLHLPKAKKTSRYSSPVWEISKRLIDWVLALVLLVISSPVILVLMGLIAIYSPGTLWEREWCIGERGRLFQILKFRTRCVGHLTEEKNPTVTVLGKWMRKYGLENLPLLLNVLRGDMALVGTRCWNLADGTSLKAEQQHQLNKLPGVFGTLVMETEENILHLDGQTL encoded by the coding sequence ATGACTACTTCAATAATTCCTCATTTAGATGACTATCGCGTTGTGACCCAACAAAGCCAAGAAAAGCGGGCTTACTGTACACTTCAGTGGCGACAAGGTCAACTGTTAGTGATGACTCCCGGTCAATTAAAACAGCCATATTTGTCTTCATTAGAACAGAAACAGTCTTTGGTAGATTGTTTGAAGCACTCCCCTGCAAGTTTAGTCCGCATTGACCCCAAATTGGGAGCAGCTAAAGTTGAAATGTGGGCAGATGCTTGTGTAGAGGCAGGAAAACCGATATATCTTCACCTACCTAAAGCGAAAAAGACATCAAGATATAGCAGTCCGGTATGGGAAATCTCGAAGCGATTGATTGACTGGGTTTTGGCACTAGTCTTGCTGGTGATTTCCAGTCCTGTGATCTTGGTTCTGATGGGTTTAATAGCTATATATTCCCCTGGTACTCTCTGGGAACGTGAATGGTGTATCGGGGAAAGAGGAAGACTATTCCAAATCTTGAAGTTTCGTACTCGATGTGTTGGTCACTTGACTGAGGAAAAGAACCCAACAGTAACTGTTTTGGGAAAATGGATGCGTAAGTATGGCTTAGAGAATCTACCTCTGTTGTTGAATGTTTTACGGGGGGATATGGCTCTTGTCGGTACTCGTTGTTGGAATTTGGCTGATGGAACATCTTTAAAAGCCGAGCAACAACATCAGTTAAATAAATTGCCTGGTGTTTTTGGCACTTTGGTAATGGAGACAGAAGAAAATATATTACATCTAGATGGGCAAACACTCTAG
- a CDS encoding glycosyltransferase — MKIALVHDYLTQRGGAERVFELLCKRYPDADVYTSLYDPQQTIDLGERIVNTTFLQNIPGAAKYFRLMAPFYFPAFRSLDLQSYDLIISSSTSFAKAVRKSPQAKHICFCHNVTRFLWDTETYLREYGDYRYFAPLIEQVFDVMRKVDLTYAQEPDLYIANSSVVARRIKEIYGKKAIVINYPIDTSKFLFSETKEDYYLASARMISYKRLDIIVEAFNWLGWRLLISGNGPERERLQSKALSNVEFLGHVTDLQRTQLFANAKSVIVAALEDYGLVPVEANASGTPVIAYGAGGVLDTQIPGKTGVFFNRQTPESLQSALLEARDISWNYNDIRNHAVNNFSETAFFSQVEQVIEQACRTYQHQLAV; from the coding sequence ATGAAAATAGCCCTAGTCCATGACTATCTCACTCAACGCGGTGGTGCAGAACGTGTATTTGAACTTCTGTGCAAACGTTATCCCGATGCCGATGTTTATACATCTTTGTACGATCCGCAACAAACTATCGACCTGGGAGAGCGTATAGTAAATACTACTTTTCTGCAAAATATCCCTGGCGCTGCCAAATATTTTCGCCTCATGGCTCCTTTCTACTTTCCAGCCTTCCGCTCCCTTGATTTACAATCCTATGACCTAATTATTAGTAGTAGTACTAGCTTTGCCAAAGCTGTTCGCAAAAGTCCCCAAGCCAAACATATTTGCTTTTGCCATAACGTCACCCGTTTTCTCTGGGATACAGAAACCTATTTACGTGAATATGGGGACTACCGTTACTTCGCACCCCTGATTGAACAAGTCTTTGACGTGATGCGAAAAGTAGACTTGACCTACGCTCAAGAACCAGACCTTTATATTGCTAACTCCAGTGTCGTTGCCCGACGCATCAAAGAAATTTACGGCAAAAAGGCGATCGTCATTAATTACCCCATTGATACTAGTAAGTTTCTGTTTTCCGAGACCAAAGAAGATTATTATCTTGCCTCAGCTCGGATGATTAGTTACAAACGTCTTGATATAATCGTGGAAGCTTTTAACTGGTTAGGTTGGAGACTACTAATATCAGGGAATGGTCCAGAGCGCGAAAGATTACAATCAAAAGCTCTCAGCAATGTGGAGTTTTTAGGACACGTCACTGACCTACAACGTACCCAACTGTTTGCGAACGCGAAATCAGTGATAGTCGCAGCCCTCGAGGATTATGGATTAGTGCCAGTAGAAGCAAACGCTAGCGGAACCCCTGTCATTGCCTATGGAGCAGGTGGTGTCCTAGATACACAAATACCCGGCAAAACAGGCGTTTTCTTCAACAGACAAACACCTGAGTCTTTACAATCTGCACTACTAGAAGCTAGGGACATATCTTGGAACTACAATGATATCCGGAATCATGCAGTTAATAACTTTTCAGAAACAGCCTTTTTCAGTCAAGTTGAGCAAGTTATAGAACAAGCTTGTCGGACATATCAACATCAATTAGCCGTTTAA
- a CDS encoding glycosyltransferase family 2 protein, with protein sequence MPNHNSTPLVSVITPTYNRPEYLQIALRSAIQQTYQNIEIIVSDNCSEQNPQEIINSFADSRIRFFRNTQNLGMFQNTMGAAQKAQGKYIAFLLDDDVWEPDFLAKLVPNLEANPDLALAFCDHYVINGDGSINYTLTEEYSQAFHRANLSEGIYQPFIKQALVDGAVSSATASVIRRDVVEWSKIPAEVGGSWDIFINYLCCHSGLGAYFVPEKLTNYREHENTDTQQSGKSNYQSKIKKAEADLFCYQQLLKDTNLREFHDFFQQKKNHISTTLGIGLMRAKKPEVARPYFWRSLREKFSLRTLVALILSFFPPSLASRF encoded by the coding sequence ATGCCAAACCACAATTCCACTCCTTTAGTCAGTGTGATTACTCCTACCTATAATCGTCCGGAGTACTTACAGATAGCTTTGAGGAGTGCTATCCAACAAACCTATCAGAATATTGAGATTATTGTTTCTGATAATTGTAGTGAACAAAATCCCCAGGAAATTATTAATTCCTTTGCCGACTCTCGAATTCGTTTTTTTCGCAATACCCAAAATTTGGGAATGTTCCAAAATACCATGGGAGCAGCACAAAAAGCTCAGGGTAAATATATTGCCTTCCTCTTAGATGATGACGTTTGGGAGCCTGATTTTTTAGCTAAATTAGTTCCCAATTTAGAAGCCAATCCTGATTTAGCCTTAGCATTTTGCGACCATTACGTGATTAACGGCGATGGTAGTATTAACTATACTTTAACCGAGGAATATTCTCAAGCCTTTCATCGGGCTAATTTATCAGAGGGTATATATCAACCATTTATTAAACAAGCTTTAGTTGATGGTGCAGTTTCTTCGGCAACAGCATCTGTGATTCGTCGTGATGTGGTGGAATGGTCAAAAATTCCGGCAGAGGTGGGTGGTTCTTGGGATATATTTATCAATTATCTTTGCTGTCATTCCGGTTTAGGAGCTTATTTTGTACCAGAGAAACTGACGAATTATCGTGAGCATGAGAATACTGATACTCAGCAAAGTGGAAAAAGTAATTATCAATCCAAAATTAAAAAGGCAGAAGCCGATTTATTCTGTTATCAGCAGTTGTTGAAAGATACTAATTTACGAGAATTTCATGATTTCTTTCAACAGAAAAAAAACCATATTAGTACAACTTTGGGTATTGGTTTAATGCGAGCCAAAAAACCCGAGGTAGCGCGTCCTTACTTTTGGCGATCGCTGCGGGAAAAGTTTAGTCTTAGAACCCTTGTCGCACTAATATTAAGCTTTTTTCCTCCATCCTTAGCCAGTCGTTTTTAA
- a CDS encoding glycosyltransferase produces the protein MRFKFIQNTQEIIKSFQERTQDRQKRRRFISLQPGTSPIGNVLISYILEPFLLKSLPHNHTQYWECQQIAQTFLNMGYAVDIIRYDNDAFIPEKDYKFFIETRWNLQRCHPYLSSDCIKIFHADTAHILFHNAAEANRLLALQKRRGVTLKSQRYEPPNHALENADYVTVLGNEFTINTFTYANKPIYRIPISSQFTYPWNESKDFDACRRNFLWIGSKGLVHKGLDLLLEAFSQMPEYHLTICGAINQETDFAAAYNQELYHTPNIHTFGWVDIGSQEFINLTNNCLGVVYPSCSEGGGGCVINCMHAGLIPLVSYEASVDIADRYGVIFPESSVTEIKNTVQRIAKLPTSVLKNMSRSAWEFARQNHTQEKFATTYHQTIQSILANHPNQQRLVSHTTVHYA, from the coding sequence ATGCGATTCAAATTTATCCAAAATACACAAGAAATTATCAAGAGTTTCCAGGAAAGAACGCAAGATAGACAAAAAAGAAGAAGATTTATTTCATTACAGCCAGGAACCAGCCCGATTGGCAATGTTTTAATATCCTATATTTTAGAACCATTTTTACTAAAATCTCTACCTCATAATCATACTCAATATTGGGAGTGTCAACAGATAGCTCAAACTTTTTTGAATATGGGTTATGCCGTTGATATTATCCGCTACGATAACGATGCTTTTATTCCCGAAAAAGATTACAAGTTTTTTATTGAAACTCGTTGGAATTTGCAACGTTGTCATCCCTATCTATCATCAGACTGTATCAAAATTTTTCATGCAGATACAGCACATATATTATTCCATAACGCCGCAGAAGCTAATCGTTTATTAGCATTGCAGAAGCGCCGAGGAGTCACACTCAAGTCTCAGAGATATGAACCCCCAAACCACGCTTTAGAGAATGCAGACTATGTAACGGTTTTGGGTAATGAGTTTACAATTAATACCTTTACCTACGCGAATAAGCCAATTTATCGCATACCAATTTCCAGTCAGTTTACCTATCCTTGGAATGAGTCTAAAGATTTTGATGCTTGTAGACGGAACTTTCTCTGGATTGGCAGTAAAGGTTTAGTGCATAAAGGTTTAGATTTGCTTTTAGAAGCTTTTTCGCAAATGCCAGAATACCATCTGACAATTTGTGGAGCAATTAATCAAGAGACAGATTTTGCCGCCGCCTATAATCAAGAACTTTACCATACACCAAATATTCATACCTTTGGTTGGGTTGATATTGGCAGCCAGGAGTTTATTAATCTCACAAATAATTGCTTAGGTGTGGTCTATCCTTCCTGTTCCGAAGGTGGTGGAGGTTGTGTGATCAACTGTATGCACGCAGGGTTAATACCTCTTGTTAGTTATGAAGCAAGTGTAGATATTGCCGATCGCTATGGTGTAATTTTCCCAGAATCTTCTGTCACAGAAATCAAAAATACTGTGCAAAGGATTGCCAAATTACCGACATCTGTGTTGAAAAATATGTCTAGGAGTGCATGGGAATTTGCTAGACAAAACCATACCCAGGAAAAGTTTGCTACTACCTACCATCAGACCATACAATCTATTTTGGCAAATCATCCAAATCAACAGCGCTTAGTTTCCCATACCACTGTTCACTATGCTTAG